TTACGCCGCGAAAACAGGCCCGTCACCGCAACAGCTTGCGGGGCAGCGCGCGAAAGAATTCAGGTTCAGCCCGAAAATCAGCATTATCACGCCGGTTTATAACACCCCGCTTTCCGTTCTGGAGGAAACCCTGAAGTCAGTTCTGGCGCAAACCTACGCAAACTGGGAGCTGTGCCTGGCCGACGGTTCGCCCGCCGACTGGCCCGGCCGCGCCGCGCTGGAAAAATACTCCGCGCGCGACCCCCGCATAAAAGTGCGGTTTCTGCAAACCAACGACGGCATTACAGGCAATTCCAACGCCGCTCTGGCAATGGCCGGCGGTGACTACATCGGCCTGCTCGATCACGACGATATTTTAAGGCCCGACGCGCTTTATGAAGTGGTTGCCGCGCTTAATGCCGGCCCGGAAGCGGATCTGTTGTATTCTGACGAGGATAAACTGGCCGCCGACGGCAAAACCCGTTTTTTCCCCCATTTCAAGCCCGACTGGTCGCCCGACACTTTCCGCAGCTACAACTATATCTGCCATTTTTCGGTATTAAAAAAATCCCTGCTGGAAGCCGCCGGGCCGTTCCGGCCCGGGTTCGAAGGCTCGCAGGATTACGACCTGCTCCTGCGGGCGGCGGAAAAAGCCCGGTGCATCCACCATATCCCGAAAGTGCTGTACAGCTGGCGGGTGGTGCCCGGCTCGACATCTGACGACGAGAACGCCAAACCTTACGCCTGTGTTTCCGGCCGCAAAGCGCTTGAGGAACATCTGGAACGCACCGGACGGAAAGCGGATGTGCTGGCCGGCTGCGCGCAGGGCATTTACCGGATTTCCTACTCCGCCCCGGCGGTAAAAACGGCCGTGTTCGTGCCGGCGGCCCGGGCGGACGACGCCTATCTGCAAAACCTTATCGCCGGAACGGCTCTGCCGGACTGCGAGTTTTTTGTGCTTGCGGACGAAAACGCCGCGCCGCGCCGCATTGCAGGCAAGGAAATTAACGTTATCGGGCGCGGGGTGCTGGCCCCGTTAAAAACCCGGGCCGCCGCATTCGCTTTCATTAACGGCGGGATACTGCCCCGTGACAATGACTGGCTCTGCGGCATGCTGGAGCACGCGCTGCGCGACGGCGTGGGCGCGGCCGGCGGAAAAATTCTCAACGGCGCAACCCGGATAACCAACTGCGGATACCTTATAGGTCCTGACTGCCTGCCCCGGCCCCTGCATAAAAATGCGCCGGACTCGCGGATGGGCTATATGTGCCGCACCCACATAATACAGAATATCAGCGCCGCGGCTGGCTGTCTGGTTACGCGCCGGGGCGTGTTTGAAAATGCCGGCGGGTTCGATCCTTATTATCAGACCGAGTTGCGTGAAATTGATTATTGCCTCAGAGTGCGCGCGTTTGGAAAAACGGTTGTCTGGACGCCTTACGCACGTTTCGACAGGGCAGACCGGACGGATTGCGCCATATTCCCGGAAACGGAACTGGCGCATTTTGCCGCCAGATGGAGCGAATCGGTTAAAAGCGGAGACCCTTTCTATAATCCCAATCTGTCACCCGAAGGAGATTTCAGCCTTGCAACACGATAACAGCGCAAACAAAACCTCCTTTCTCGCCGTTTTACTGGCGACTTGTAACGGCGAGAAATATCTGCCGCAGCTGCTCGATTCAGTATTGGAGCAATTGCCGGCGGACAGTTTTGTGCTGGCGCATGACGACGGATCCTCCGATTCCACGCCCGGCATCCTTGACTCTTATTCCGCGCGTTTTCCAGCACTGCGCGTGCTTAAGGACGGCATTAAAACCGGCGGCGCCTGCCGCAACTTCGCGCACCTGCTGGAGAACGTGTCGGCCGATTACTTCATGCTTTGCGATCAGGACGATGTCTGGCTGACAGGCAAGATTGCCGCCGCCCTGACTGAAATGCGCCGGCTGGAAGCGGAACACGGAACCGCCACGCCGCTTCTGGTGCATACCGATCTTGCGGTAGCGGACAAAAACCTCAAACCGCTGGCGGCTTCGTTCATGGCTTATCAGAACCTGCTGCCGAGTACGGCGGAAATCCTGCCGCGGCTGGCGGCACAGAATGTTGTCACCGGCTGCACGACTCTTATTAACCGCCCGCTGAGGGATTTGGCGGCGCCGATCCCCCCGCAGGCGCAGATGCACGACTGGTGGCTGGCCATGGTCGCCTGCGCGTTCGGGCATATCGGCTATGATCCCACTCCCCTGATTTTATACCGCCAGCATGGCGGAAACGACACGGGCGCGCACAAATGGTCGCTCGCGTTTGTTTCCCGCAGAATGTTAAGTTCCCGCAAAAACAGCATCGAACGCGCCTGCCGGCAGGCCGGCGAGTTTGTCAGGCGGTATGAGAAACTGCTGGCGCCGCAAACGCGCGGCTGGCTGGAAACTTATGCGGAGCTGGGCTCGCTGGGGTTTATCCAAAAACGCATTTTCCTGTTTAAAAACGGCATCCGCAAAAACGGCCCGCTGCGCACCATCGGTTTTTTTCTTTCGGTATAGCGCACCGCGGCGGCATGTGCCGCCGGATCTTTTTTGCTATAGTTGGTATATTGTATTGGAGGAACAGATGAAACTTTTCGCTGTCACAGCCGTCGTTATGCTTTTAAGCCCGCCAGGGCGGGCGGAAATTATAGTGCTGAGGTCGGGTGAAGACATCACGGCGCGGGTCAGCCTGATCTCCTCCTGCACGGTGAAACTGGAAAACGGCACCCAACTTCCGCGCAAAGACATACTGGAAATCCAGCTTGCCGGCCAGTCCGCTCCGCAAGCCGCCGCTATAGCGGTAACCGAACGCGACAAGGCCGACGCGGCGGCCGCATTCGGGCAGGCACGCGAATTCGGCGCGCGCTACAGCGGCATGAACGGGCTGATCCTGCTTGACAGCGGTGAATATGTCCTCAAACCCGACGGCACGCAGGTTTTCCGCAATCACCAGATCCGCCAGATACTCAAAGAAAGCCTTAAACAGCAGTGGGGCACCGTGGGCAGCTGCGCCGAGGAAGGCCGCGAACGCGTGCGCATAACCAAGGCGAGCGTGTACGCGCCGGACGGCGCGGTCTATCCGCTCGATCCCGCCCGGATCGAAACCTCCCGCCCGCAGGATGGCAGTGGCGATTTTTTTGTGGCGGGCAACATCTGCAGCATCTACGAAATGCCCAACGTGCAGGCCGGTTCGATTGTGGACTACGAAACCGAACTGGAAACCTACAACCCGTTCCGCAGGGATTTCTTCTTCCCCGGCTGGGGTTTTGCGGACGATCAGGGCCCGGTGCGGGTTTCCCAGGTAAGGGTAACAGTGCCCGCGTCGCAGGACTTTTTTTACTCGACGCGCAATTTTCCCGCTCCGGCTCCTGAACAGCCCGCGGTTACGCGCGCCAGCGAAACCAGAACCTACAGCTGGCGGCTGGAAAACATCGAGCCGCTTGCCGCGGAACCGAATATGCCGGCCTACCAGAACGTCGCGCCGTTCCTGCTCGGTTCGCTGTTCAAAAACTGGGGCCCGGTGCTGGACTGGACGGCGGGACTGTATGAGGAACGGACGAAACCGTCCCCCGAATTGGCCCGGTTCACTCTTGACCTTGTGAAAAACTGCAAAACCGAAGATGAAAAGGCGGC
The sequence above is a segment of the Elusimicrobiaceae bacterium genome. Coding sequences within it:
- a CDS encoding DUF3857 domain-containing protein — encoded protein: MKLFAVTAVVMLLSPPGRAEIIVLRSGEDITARVSLISSCTVKLENGTQLPRKDILEIQLAGQSAPQAAAIAVTERDKADAAAAFGQAREFGARYSGMNGLILLDSGEYVLKPDGTQVFRNHQIRQILKESLKQQWGTVGSCAEEGRERVRITKASVYAPDGAVYPLDPARIETSRPQDGSGDFFVAGNICSIYEMPNVQAGSIVDYETELETYNPFRRDFFFPGWGFADDQGPVRVSQVRVTVPASQDFFYSTRNFPAPAPEQPAVTRASETRTYSWRLENIEPLAAEPNMPAYQNVAPFLLGSLFKNWGPVLDWTAGLYEERTKPSPELARFTLDLVKNCKTEDEKAAEIYHYVQKEIRYIALKVGVASGWGGYDANLTWKRRYGCCVDKALLLTAMLNAAGIKASPVLINTNDQAELDFRIPQLGFDHCITVAEISGRHVFLDSTGYDYRSPSIAGFDYGTVVLNIFGHKL
- a CDS encoding glycosyltransferase gives rise to the protein MKFSKIRKFAQRHGLLALPGAAFAKLRASAAYASYAAKTGPSPQQLAGQRAKEFRFSPKISIITPVYNTPLSVLEETLKSVLAQTYANWELCLADGSPADWPGRAALEKYSARDPRIKVRFLQTNDGITGNSNAALAMAGGDYIGLLDHDDILRPDALYEVVAALNAGPEADLLYSDEDKLAADGKTRFFPHFKPDWSPDTFRSYNYICHFSVLKKSLLEAAGPFRPGFEGSQDYDLLLRAAEKARCIHHIPKVLYSWRVVPGSTSDDENAKPYACVSGRKALEEHLERTGRKADVLAGCAQGIYRISYSAPAVKTAVFVPAARADDAYLQNLIAGTALPDCEFFVLADENAAPRRIAGKEINVIGRGVLAPLKTRAAAFAFINGGILPRDNDWLCGMLEHALRDGVGAAGGKILNGATRITNCGYLIGPDCLPRPLHKNAPDSRMGYMCRTHIIQNISAAAGCLVTRRGVFENAGGFDPYYQTELREIDYCLRVRAFGKTVVWTPYARFDRADRTDCAIFPETELAHFAARWSESVKSGDPFYNPNLSPEGDFSLATR
- a CDS encoding glycosyltransferase family 2 protein, which translates into the protein MQHDNSANKTSFLAVLLATCNGEKYLPQLLDSVLEQLPADSFVLAHDDGSSDSTPGILDSYSARFPALRVLKDGIKTGGACRNFAHLLENVSADYFMLCDQDDVWLTGKIAAALTEMRRLEAEHGTATPLLVHTDLAVADKNLKPLAASFMAYQNLLPSTAEILPRLAAQNVVTGCTTLINRPLRDLAAPIPPQAQMHDWWLAMVACAFGHIGYDPTPLILYRQHGGNDTGAHKWSLAFVSRRMLSSRKNSIERACRQAGEFVRRYEKLLAPQTRGWLETYAELGSLGFIQKRIFLFKNGIRKNGPLRTIGFFLSV